A portion of the Vibrio coralliirubri genome contains these proteins:
- a CDS encoding outer membrane protein transport protein has protein sequence MTTNNTRLFKKSLLAVTITLASSQAMAAGFQLNAQSATGLGRAFAGDAVIADNASVMARNPAAMALFDKTELSLGFETITTDIKVKNATYTSVNGIGAAGPTTGTQSSDYDDAGGTSVAPNIHLIVPVNEKFAWGVNAYSNFGTSTDFGSDFVASEYGGETDIMSLNFGLAGSYRLNEQWSFGAGLDLIYGKGTLKRSFSDTTYTGPVLPPAVDGGITGGLNALNGTSIVDIDEADGWGVGFNIGTVYELDENNRFGLSYRYSPEITAKDDKGQEIVLPLPDMAEFSGFHKLKDTKFAVHYSLQWVGWKAFDKIEFGGAASALPDSAYEWKNAGHISVGTTYYLNNNWDLRAGYMYDIAAQDDLKSVSVPDSDRQWFSAGFTYHIDTASNVDFGFTYLLGEDVDNVNESLGVTSISATTRADAILLGLQYSRSF, from the coding sequence ATGACTACCAACAACACGCGTCTGTTTAAAAAGTCTCTTTTAGCAGTAACAATTACACTGGCGTCTTCGCAAGCGATGGCAGCAGGTTTCCAACTTAACGCACAATCAGCTACCGGCCTTGGTCGTGCTTTCGCTGGTGATGCAGTAATCGCAGATAACGCGTCAGTCATGGCTCGTAACCCTGCAGCAATGGCACTGTTTGACAAAACTGAGCTATCTCTTGGTTTTGAAACAATTACTACTGATATTAAAGTTAAAAATGCTACTTACACTTCAGTAAATGGCATTGGCGCAGCAGGCCCAACGACTGGTACACAGTCTTCAGATTACGATGATGCTGGTGGCACATCTGTTGCACCAAACATCCACCTTATCGTTCCTGTAAACGAAAAATTTGCTTGGGGTGTTAACGCATACTCAAACTTTGGTACGTCTACAGACTTTGGTAGTGATTTCGTAGCATCTGAATACGGCGGCGAGACAGATATCATGAGCCTTAACTTTGGCTTAGCTGGTTCTTACCGTTTAAATGAACAGTGGAGCTTTGGTGCAGGTCTGGATCTGATCTACGGTAAAGGCACACTAAAACGCTCATTTAGTGACACTACTTATACAGGTCCCGTCCTTCCACCAGCTGTTGACGGTGGTATAACTGGAGGGCTAAATGCGTTAAACGGTACAAGCATTGTTGATATCGATGAGGCAGATGGTTGGGGTGTTGGTTTTAACATCGGTACAGTTTACGAGCTAGACGAAAACAACCGCTTCGGTTTATCTTACCGCTACAGCCCAGAAATTACGGCTAAAGACGATAAAGGACAAGAAATCGTTCTTCCACTACCAGATATGGCTGAGTTCTCGGGCTTCCACAAACTTAAAGATACCAAGTTTGCGGTTCACTACTCTCTACAGTGGGTTGGTTGGAAAGCGTTCGATAAAATTGAATTCGGTGGCGCGGCAAGTGCTCTTCCTGATTCAGCATACGAATGGAAGAATGCAGGTCACATCTCAGTCGGTACTACGTATTACTTGAACAATAACTGGGATTTACGTGCTGGTTACATGTACGACATCGCAGCACAAGATGACCTGAAATCAGTATCTGTTCCAGACTCTGATCGTCAATGGTTCTCTGCTGGTTTCACTTACCATATCGATACTGCATCTAACGTCGACTTTGGTTTCACTTACCTATTAGGTGAAGACGTAGATAACGTAAATGAAAGCTTAGGCGTTACATCTATCAGTGCAACTACTCGCGCTGATGCAATCCTACTAGGCCTGCAGTACAGCCGTAGCTTCTAA
- the ccmI gene encoding c-type cytochrome biogenesis protein CcmI, whose amino-acid sequence MTLFWISTIILSLAAIFLIVLPFINKKANNDEMLRDELNKAFYKDRLVELEVEAEEGLVDNQQELIADLKQSLLDDVPAQEEMKKTQISTLGVVVPSIILVVVVTYGMYFKFGALDKVQHWQEVSSNLPELSKKLMSSEGGALTDDELEDLTLALRTRLHYQPKDSTGWLLLGRIALANRDAETAKDSMERAYKLEPKNEDVQLGFAQALMLSPDEADQNQARLILSRLIQNDYVDLRVFSLLAFDAFERQDYPGAVKYWSIMQQMIGPQDSRYEMLSRSIESAQKKMGDTMGVDQGKTVAVTLDLSADVNADPNSVLIVSVHRADGSPMPIAAARYPLGTFPRTVVLDDGNSMLEGQELSSLETLMVRARLDTDGNVSTREGDWYGESEVVELGAPVTIDINKQY is encoded by the coding sequence ATGACTCTATTTTGGATTTCTACCATTATCCTTTCGCTAGCGGCAATTTTCTTAATTGTTCTGCCCTTTATTAATAAGAAGGCAAACAATGATGAAATGCTTCGCGACGAGTTGAACAAAGCATTCTATAAAGACCGTCTTGTCGAGTTAGAAGTAGAAGCAGAGGAAGGTCTTGTTGATAACCAACAAGAACTGATCGCTGATTTGAAACAGTCTTTGCTTGATGATGTTCCTGCACAAGAAGAGATGAAGAAGACTCAAATCTCTACGCTTGGTGTGGTTGTACCGTCGATCATCCTTGTCGTCGTTGTAACTTATGGTATGTACTTTAAGTTCGGTGCATTGGACAAAGTTCAACACTGGCAAGAAGTGAGCTCTAACCTTCCTGAATTGTCTAAAAAGCTGATGTCATCGGAAGGTGGTGCACTAACGGATGATGAGCTGGAAGATTTGACTCTGGCGCTTCGTACTCGTCTGCATTACCAGCCAAAAGATTCAACAGGTTGGTTGCTGCTTGGTCGTATTGCACTGGCTAACCGTGATGCTGAAACAGCAAAAGATTCTATGGAACGAGCTTACAAACTTGAACCTAAGAATGAAGATGTTCAGTTAGGTTTCGCACAAGCACTGATGCTTTCACCTGATGAAGCTGATCAGAACCAAGCTCGTTTGATTTTGAGCCGTTTGATTCAAAACGATTACGTCGACCTTCGTGTGTTCTCACTGCTAGCGTTCGATGCGTTTGAGCGTCAAGATTACCCGGGTGCTGTGAAGTACTGGAGCATCATGCAGCAGATGATTGGTCCACAAGACAGTCGCTATGAAATGCTTTCGCGCAGTATTGAAAGTGCTCAGAAGAAAATGGGCGACACTATGGGTGTTGACCAAGGTAAGACTGTTGCTGTAACGCTCGATCTATCTGCAGACGTGAATGCTGACCCTAACTCAGTGTTAATTGTGTCAGTACACAGAGCTGATGGTTCTCCAATGCCTATCGCAGCGGCACGCTACCCACTAGGGACTTTCCCGCGTACTGTTGTTCTTGATGACGGCAACAGCATGTTGGAAGGACAAGAGCTGTCTAGCCTTGAAACTCTGATGGTTAGAGCTAGGCTTGATACAGACGGCAACGTTTCAACTCGCGAAGGTGATTGGTACGGTGAAAGTGAAGTGGTTGAACTGGGTGCTCCAGTGACCATTGATATCAATAAGCAATATTAA
- a CDS encoding outer membrane protein transport protein produces the protein MKMNKTLLSAAVAVGLLSTSTVTHAAGFQLAEYSATGLGRAYAGEAAMADGADAQWRNPAMLTYLEGTQVSVGAIYVDPNIDIEGTSGGNTPASSKDFAHSAVIPSFYVSHKYNDKFALGFAAGTNYGMETDLGTDFAGANHGNEASVISMELNLNAAYQVLENVSIGGGIRYIMAEGSFGAVAASDYLFMKKGDTLKYMEGEDTAWGWQVGTAWQINENNRLGFTYKSEVDLTLEGHANGRGFNMLQPNKKDAGSMDLALPATAELASFHQLTEKVAVHASVNWTNWSSFKELVADFPTESVPIKEENWEDNYRFAIGTTYQMTPKLALRSGIAYDTSAVSEEHRTATIPETDRTWLSIGAGYQWSEQLTLDAGFTYILAKDAKMVEDDASSAPFGGDFEGEVTGSIWLVGIQANYRF, from the coding sequence ATGAAAATGAATAAGACTCTTCTATCTGCTGCAGTGGCAGTTGGACTACTTTCGACTTCAACCGTGACTCACGCGGCAGGTTTTCAACTAGCAGAATACTCAGCAACCGGTCTTGGCCGCGCATACGCTGGTGAAGCAGCAATGGCAGACGGTGCAGACGCACAATGGCGTAACCCAGCAATGCTGACTTACCTAGAAGGTACTCAGGTTTCTGTTGGCGCTATCTATGTTGACCCGAACATTGATATCGAAGGTACCTCTGGCGGAAATACTCCAGCAAGTAGCAAAGATTTTGCCCACAGTGCTGTGATTCCAAGTTTTTATGTTTCTCATAAGTACAACGACAAGTTCGCATTAGGTTTTGCTGCTGGCACTAACTACGGTATGGAAACCGACCTAGGTACTGACTTTGCTGGTGCAAACCACGGCAATGAAGCAAGCGTTATCAGCATGGAACTGAACCTAAATGCTGCATACCAAGTACTTGAAAATGTATCAATTGGTGGTGGTATTCGCTACATCATGGCAGAAGGTAGCTTTGGTGCTGTTGCTGCTTCTGATTACTTGTTTATGAAGAAGGGCGACACACTAAAATACATGGAAGGTGAAGACACTGCATGGGGATGGCAAGTGGGTACCGCTTGGCAGATCAATGAAAACAACCGCTTAGGATTTACTTACAAATCAGAAGTCGACTTAACTCTAGAAGGGCATGCTAACGGTCGTGGCTTCAATATGCTTCAACCGAATAAAAAAGATGCAGGGTCTATGGATCTTGCATTACCTGCAACCGCAGAGCTTGCGAGTTTCCACCAATTGACAGAAAAAGTCGCGGTTCACGCGAGTGTTAACTGGACAAACTGGAGCAGCTTCAAAGAACTTGTTGCTGATTTCCCAACAGAATCGGTGCCGATCAAAGAAGAAAATTGGGAAGACAACTACCGTTTTGCGATTGGTACGACTTACCAAATGACACCTAAATTGGCTCTACGTTCTGGTATCGCATACGACACTTCAGCGGTAAGCGAAGAGCACCGTACAGCGACAATCCCAGAAACAGACCGCACTTGGCTAAGTATTGGTGCAGGCTACCAATGGTCTGAGCAACTAACACTAGACGCTGGTTTCACTTACATCCTAGCGAAAGACGCAAAAATGGTTGAAGATGACGCAAGTTCTGCGCCATTTGGTGGTGACTTCGAAGGTGAAGTGACTGGTAGCATCTGGTTAGTGGGTATCCAAGCGAACTACCGCTTCTAA
- a CDS encoding MlaA family lipoprotein codes for MSASVLRLSSLLFITSLTVGCSSAPDESVDDDNLETSEYVEESHPNDPFEGFNRAMWDINYEYLDPYLVRPVSLAYVDYTPVPVRSGISNFLANLDEPSSMVNNLIMGNGEKALDHFNRFWINSTIGLLGLIDIASEAGITKYDDKSFSDAIGHYGVGNGPYFMVPGYGPLTTREVTETVDGLYVPLSFLNFWASLGKWAFEGMETRAQLVSQEALLDNSPDPYALTRDVYIQRRDFKAEIEPEEVDLEEEDFIDGYLEDY; via the coding sequence ATGTCTGCCAGTGTTTTAAGACTCTCGAGTTTACTTTTTATCACAAGCTTAACGGTTGGGTGTTCAAGTGCGCCGGACGAAAGTGTTGACGATGATAACCTCGAAACCTCTGAATACGTCGAAGAGTCCCACCCGAATGATCCTTTTGAAGGTTTCAACCGAGCGATGTGGGATATCAACTACGAATATCTAGATCCTTATTTAGTTCGCCCTGTTTCCCTCGCTTATGTTGACTACACCCCTGTGCCAGTGCGTTCTGGTATCTCCAATTTCCTAGCCAACTTAGACGAACCATCAAGCATGGTGAACAACCTCATTATGGGTAATGGCGAGAAAGCACTCGACCATTTTAATCGTTTTTGGATTAACTCAACGATTGGTTTGTTAGGCTTAATCGATATTGCCAGCGAAGCTGGGATCACCAAATACGATGATAAGTCATTCTCTGATGCGATTGGTCATTACGGGGTAGGGAATGGTCCGTACTTCATGGTGCCGGGTTATGGTCCACTAACAACGCGAGAAGTGACTGAAACCGTCGATGGCTTGTATGTCCCTCTGTCGTTCTTGAATTTCTGGGCTAGCTTAGGCAAGTGGGCATTTGAAGGCATGGAAACACGTGCTCAGTTAGTGTCACAAGAGGCGCTGTTGGATAATTCTCCTGATCCATATGCATTAACGCGTGATGTTTACATTCAACGTCGTGATTTCAAAGCCGAGATTGAACCTGAAGAGGTCGACCTTGAAGAAGAAGACTTCATCGATGGTTATCTAGAAGATTACTAG